The window GGATCAAAACTCAAATGAAATGATTAATTCAAGCACTGACTCAAGTGGTTACTTTTCATTGAAGAAAATTTCACCAATTTAAATGCTCTATAATGGCCACAAGAGGgtactaaaacactgctttCTATGACAGGCTGTTGTCGCCGCCTAGTGGCACTTCCGAGTACAATTTataaataaacccaacaacagTTTCCAACAAATAACTTAAGATAGATCCTGCAAAATAATCGACGTGAATTCGCAATAAAAACCAATTTACAGCTCCTATACAACTGAATCTGCACATTTTGGGTGGACAAAATCTGGAGGTCTTCATCCGACCATGACTCTGCATTTTTGACTGCAGCAGAGGATGCAATAAAATTCCACAAAACGGCACAAAAAGGAGGGGATTGCACGACTGACGCAATGAGATCATCTCCTCTAACGCCTTCCCGTTACGTAATTGCCAGCTCAGCATCTCTCCGAGGTGTTTCCACATTTgtccccaccccaaaaaaaaaatgtggcatcGAAACAGCCCCGATGACGTGAAAAATGCTGCAGCATCTTTCCGCCCGGCGCCTGCTcagaaagccccccccccccccctcccctcctcatTTCCCAGCTGGAGCAGCCGAGAGGAGGCGGAGTCACGGCGCACACAGGCGCGCGCGACATCTCGCATCCTGCACTCGCCATCGCACGCTCGCCGTTAAGCAGCCGACCCGACCGACCCGACCGGACCGCAGCAGGGGACCCCCAGCCGTGTCGTCGCCCCAAGATGGATGCACTCATGAAGGGCTTCTCCATGGCCAAGGAGGGGGTGGTGGCGGCCGCCGAGAAGACCAAAGCCGGCATGGAGGAGGCTGCGGCCAAGACCAAGGAAGGGGTGATGTATGTCGGTAAGCCATTGGACGACAAATGGGGACATCAGGGTGGACAAAGACGCGAAATTTGCCCATCTTTTAAGCCTGTTTTCCAAAAATGCGACTAAAACCTGAGTATCTCGATTCAAGACGCCATTCTAGGATGCCCGAGTCACCTTTCAAGGTGACTTCTAGGCTACCCAGGCCTGGTCTTTGCAATGGAGGAGCGGCACAGTAGTCTCACTAAAACGTCTGTCCGAGCGTTATCGTAATTATATAAGTCGAGATAGACCAGCACTGCGTCACCTCATCCTCTCTCGGATGACTTAACACCTTCCGCCCGAcccccctccatccctccccGAAAAGGATGAAGAGAAAGGTCGGATTATACATAAAATGCAGCCATAATATGCTCAAAACGTCCACTCTGCACGATTTGATGGACTTTACGTCAAACCATGCAACCCCGGCGTTAAGCCACGAGTGGAAGAAAAGGCTGTGTCATTGCAGTGTGCACGACGCAGCGGCGTCCGCAAGCGTGAAGGGAGGGGGGGCCTGGCAGAAGGGCCCTAGAATGCGCCAAATACGCCAACGTTGACATCCGTCAGTTGGCGTGGCGTTTGTGCCTCTCTTTGGGGCAGATTATATAAGAAATGGGTTTAATCTGCATGTAGCGAGAACATAATGGTTAGCTTCTGAATACCCAAATACTTTGAACAGATTTAATGCCAATAAACTAATCTTAGAGATGACGATAAGTCAGGAAGACTAAAATTAAGTGGCAACCATGGACCTGCACTAAAAACATGATGGTAGAAAGTCACTGCATATCTGTCAATTGGATCCCTTATTAATgcttgcaattccccttattaaccAATatgaaaaaactacaaatttacttatatagggtgcacttaaaagtctaaaaatataatttaaaagacAAACCTAGAGTTTGTTTGGGAATGGAATATAAAGCAAAATGAGACAATTGGCTGACAAGGAATGAGCAACCAATAGAATGACTTGATCATCTGAAAAATGTGCCTGTTTCTCTATTTCAGGTAACAAAACAAAGGAGGGTGTCGTGTCATCAGTAAACACTGGTTAGTACATTAATCCATTCAAGAAGGTTCTAAAAGGTACTCAGAAAAAATAAGACCGTTGCCCTTTAATTTCCACCCTCCTATAGTAGCCAACAGGACGGTGGACCAGGCCAACATTGTGGCGGACACGGCCGTCACTGGCGCCAATGAGGTGTCGCAGGCTACCACGGAAGGCGTGGAGAACGTCGCCGCATCCACCGGGCTCATCAACCAGGTCGGTTTCCCAAAGCCGCCCACACACCAAACCCCCATTTAGGGACTgttgatctatttttttctcattttttggtCTGTCTCTTCCTGATAGGAGGATTCTGTTAATGAGGTTCTCTGACAATCTTGCATGTTCGCCATATATCAAACTCCACTTTTATCTTCTcgcgcaggggtgtcaaacttagtTTGGTTCACAGGCCGTCTtattgaattggacatctatctttgttaatgaaaaaaaattaaatgtttgcaTTACTAGTTATCTTTCagatttttcctattttttgtgGAAATTTTAAGGGTTGCTTCTATTGGTTAGTGGCATTCGGAtgttttttggggcattttcaggTTACTTTATGatgttttggggggattttaaggttacttgttaactcattggctagcATTGAAGGCATCGTTTTGGCTGCAGGGCACACAACAACAAATTTGAATTCACTAAACTCTAGTGTTATGGCACCGGtgcccccaaaaataaagccgCAACAAAGGGCCAGAAAAACCACGCGGGCCAAATATGACCCCCCTGGTGGGACACTTCTGGCACGCGGGCCGTATATTTGACACCCTAGTCTAACACGTTATGTACATCACATTCATGCTGCTTACACTAACACAATTATGCATTGCCATAGAAGAAAAGAAATTAACTTTGTATGAAGAACACatacatttgtcatttaattAAGTCATGTGCATTTTCTATATGACTAAACCGAAAGTGCATC is drawn from Stigmatopora nigra isolate UIUO_SnigA chromosome 18, RoL_Snig_1.1, whole genome shotgun sequence and contains these coding sequences:
- the sncgb gene encoding synuclein, gamma b (breast cancer-specific protein 1) isoform X2, with the translated sequence MDALMKGFSMAKEGVVAAAEKTKAGMEEAAAKTKEGVMYVGNKTKEGVVSSVNTVANRTVDQANIVADTAVTGANEVSQATTEGVENVAASTGLINQGEYGGTEQGDGGQGY
- the sncgb gene encoding synuclein, gamma b (breast cancer-specific protein 1) isoform X1, with the translated sequence MDALMKGFSMAKEGVVAAAEKTKAGMEEAAAKTKEGVMYVGNKTKEGVVSSVNTVANRTVDQANIVADTAVTGANEVSQATTEGVENVAASTGLINQEDSVNEGEYGGTEQGDGGQGY